The window TGTCCTCCCAGGTGCCAGACACAGACGTGGggtgtgggtttgggtttaGGTTTGATTCTTCCTGTGAACACAGGAATAAGGGCTGGCATGTAAAATACAAGGGTTTCCTGGTAATGTacctgtgacagcagctgcttGGAAAACTTCATCTCATTTTGAAGTCTGATTAAATTGAGGGGAAAGGAGCTTTCACAGTCTGTCTCTTCTCAGAACACCGTCTGAGCAATGGAGCTTAAATCAaattcagcagctctgtgcaccCAGAGACTACGTGGCTCAGCAGTTTGATGTTGAAgggctgctcagtgctggctgcaTCCCCAAGGACAGTCTGGGCTGAATCCCTCCCAGAGGAGTCACAGATTTAGTCTTGACTGAGCACAGTCATGTGTTTGGAATATTTCAGAGTTGGAAGAAAACTCCTGCAGCTGTTTCTGTCAGAAATCATTGTGGATGTGTTTGGTACCTGTGCTGatatttctgcagtttgtgGCTCTCCACTGAAGGATGTACCTGTGCAGGCATCCCCCACCACACGCCCACCTGAGAGAGCACCTTGATGGGAGGATCCAATTTATGATTTACTTTTGGACATAAAAGGGAGCGCTCTCCATATTTCTATAAAACTGATTTATCATCTATGTGTCAGTGACGTCAGCACCTTGACCAGAGCAAGAGATGCATTTTCATCAGTTCTGTATTAGAATGAGAGAGGTGTGCTTCGCAGGCAGCTCAAGCACAATCATAAAAATAGGGTTTATTGTAATATGTCAGAAATAGAAATTCCTCTCCTGTGATTATTGGTCCTTTTTGCCAGCCTGATCTCACAGGACACTTGCAGCTCCCCTGATGTACTGCAGGATGGAGACCTGCCAGGGATCTGAAGGAAATCAAATCCTACAAGCTTTGCCAGTTGTCTCCTTTCCTGCATGTGTGCCGAGGAGCAGGAGCAATTCCTTCCAGACTGTGTATGCTGGGCCTTGCCCTGTCTCATCACCAATGCAGCTGTGTGGCCACagtccctccttttcccctggcTCTGTGTTCTGAATACACAGATACTTTGCTAAGGCCTCTTGGAGAGGTGATGTGCATGTGCTGTGTTCAGCTTGGCTGCTTCCAAAGGCTCTTGAGGAAGATCAGCTATGGCCTAGGGGAGAACTGTGCATTATGAGAAATTCAGGAGTGATTTGCTCAGCTCTAAATGAAGGTTGTTTCCAATTAGGTTAATGAAGAACATCATTCTCATGTTCAGAGTCACTCAGTCTGTACAGGGAGATATAAACCACCCGTCCCTGCACATAGACACTCTGAAAAGCACAGGAGTGTAAAGAAGATCATTTCCACTGGGCTGTGAAGCATTGAGCATCCAGGGTGGGAGGAGatgagcccagagcccccttCCACCACTGGCACTGTGTCCTGATGCCACCCACcacccctgggagctgccagctcaggggTGTTCTGGGCTGCTCCAAGCAGCCAGTCCCTGTGTCCAAACAGGGCCAAACACGCCGTGCCTGCTGCAGTCACACAAGGCCAGGACTTGCCCAGAGAACCACCATGCAAAGGCTGATGCTCATCAGTGAAATCTGTGGCTGAAGGAATGACAGTCAAGTGGGATTAGTGGCCTGATCCCATCGCAGGCTGCTCAGTGCCGCAGGCAGTGTTGGCCAGAGGATCCTGCTGGCCAGGAATGTGCCACCATGGCCTCTGGGGATCTGAAGGAGCTGGGCACTCCTCATCAGCCAGAACTCACTCTCACTTCCATGTGTGTCTTGCTTTACAGATGGGAAATGCATCCAACACCTCAGTGTTCACGTCCACCTTATCGGAGAGAGAAGACCTGATTTTTGGCACTCTCTATTTAGTCTTTGGTAAGGAAAGATGGCCTCTCgatccccatgtccctgcccagctgcctgccAGAGTCAGTCAGGCCTTTTCAGTCACTGGTGCTTCCAGAAGCGTCCAGTCATTAGCAGATTAATTAAACTGACCTTCCCATGTTACCCAAAAGTATGGTCTGGTGACTGCGTTTCCCTCTCAAGTGAATTTCAAGTGCCTGTTatagttttaaatatttgaaaagttgAATAACTTCGAGAAACTTCCGGTAACTGCTCCCACAGCCACCTGAGGTGAGACAGGCAAGGGCTCTGCTGGTACCACCAGCTTCAGGTCCACTGAAGGGGATTTGGAGCTCGAGCTGGCCCTTGATTTCAGCAGGACTTGGAAAAGCTAATAAAGTGTACTTAGCACAGATGTGAGACTTGCTCTGTGGGAAAAAATGCCTTCTAAGGCTGGGAAGAAGGATAAACATCTCAATACTCTGCTCTCCAGTGACTCCAAAGCCTCCAGAGCTCTGGATTTGCCCAGATTCCATGTGGGAGTCCTGTTCCCTGAGGGGAACTTAGTGTTGGCCATTCAGTGGCTTTGGAAGCGGGTTCTTACCATGAGAATTAATTTGCAGTATAATCCACTAGGGAGGAACTCTTATCCTGCTCAACCTGCCCCAAAAGCAACAAAGATTCCCCTTCTGAGGACACTGAAACCTCTTTTCCATGAAATCACAATTAtgtaatgaaaaagagaaagcccTTATTATAAAACTTAAATCACCACTGTTGATTTAAATACACTAATAGCAAACAAAGAGCCTCCTTTTGTTTAGTCTGGATTTTCCTTGATCTTCATAATGCCTTTcttcttgtttattttgttcCCATGATATGGGACAGTGCAGACTCACAGGAGTGACATTGCCAGGAAGAAATTAGGAAGGCCAAGGGGCCCAGCTCCCTGGCCCCACATCAGAGGAGCAGTCTCACAGAGCTCCTATTATTTATCTAGCTGGGAGGAAGTGTCCCttgctccttccagctgcagcaaGTGACTGTGGCCAGATCCTGCACCCGGAGCCCTCTGCTGTCTCACCCCATCTCTGCCCTCCCACCAAACGCCTCTGTAAGATCTCAGGAAGGGGAAGGCATCCAATCCAATGTAAAGGAGCTGCAGATGTGctcacagagctctgtgggTCCCGTGGGCTCCCCTGCTCAGCCCACCCCAGAGAGGGAAGCCTGGAGCCCTCTCCACCCTCTGTAGACTTCTGCAGTGTTTCCTTCCAAACACCTCAGGATGCTCCTGGTTCCTTTCCCGGCTCTGTCACACTCAGCACCATTCTCTGCCTCCTCCACAGGCATCATGTCCCTGGCTGGgaactccctgctgctgctggtggcccaTCAGAAGAGGTCCCTGCTGAAACCTGCCGAGCTCTTCATCGTCAACCTGGCCATCAGTGACCTGAGCACGACGGTGACGCTCTTCCCCTTGGCCACCTCCTCCTTCTTTGCACACAGGTACCtactggagcagctctgcactggcCAGTGGCCCGGTTTGCAGACTGTCTGGGAGCCAGGAGATGCCTGGCAGTGCAGAGGAActcagggtggcacaggggcacacgtgagctccctgccagccatCCCACAGTGCGTGCTTtgtgctccctgtccctccaggtCCTCACACAGACCCGCCTCCAAAGGGCTCTGGTGGTGGCTGTCcaagctggcactgcaggggtgggagctgctgtgggtcagggcagctcctgcacccccagctccccccatGTGCATctttggggtgctcagggaaCAACTCAGGGGCGAGGTCATGCCCATGTGTCTGGTCAGGTGCTGGTACCTGTGCAGCCCGTTGGAACCTCCCCACacgtgcccagctctgctgcaggaatgggaGCAGCCGCCGGGAAACTCCCACACGGAGAAGCCTCCAGTGCAGCCGTGGGCAGGGCTGTCGGGGAGGGACGAGCTCACGGCAGGCTCTCCTTGCAGGTGGCTCTTTGACCAGGCTGTGTGCACGCTCTACGCCTTCTGCAGGGTCCTGTTCGggctgagcagcctggccagcctgACGGTGCTCAGCACGGTCTGCTGCCTCAAGGTCTGCTACCCGGCATATGGTAGGTGCTAGGACGTGTCATCTGATCCTCACTCACACCCCTCTCCCTTAACAGGgcccttttccttttaatgagCCAGATCCACCTCTTCAGGGAAAGCTTTGCCCCAGGGCAACCTATTCCCAGTCAATATttagtcacagaatcacagaaacaagtttaggctggaaaatattataagatcattgagtccagctgttaccacagcacttccaagtccagcactaaaccatgtccccaagtgccacatctgtgTGGCTGTATCACAGCACATTGCAGGTTTTTGAATGTCCACACACAGACTTGAGCTTAGGCTAGAGCAGACTGCAGCTGGGAAGCCACAAACTCTGGcagagcagcaagagctgctttCCCTGGTGGGAGAGCCATAGGCTCCTGAAGGAGCGCTGGCCATGGCAGGGTCTGGGTGGCCTTGGAGGGGCCATGGCAGGGTCTGGGTGGCCTGGAGGAGCCATGGCAGGGTCTGGGTGGCCTTGGAGGAGCCATGGCAGGGTCTGGGTGGCCTTGGAGGGGCCATGGCAGGGTCTGGGTGCCTTGGAGGAACCATGGCAGGGTCTGGGTGGCCTGGAGAAGCCATGGCAGGGTCTGGGTGCCTTGGAGGAGCCATGGCAGGGTCTGGGTGGCCTGGAGAAGCCATGGCAGGGTCTGGGTGGCCTGGAGAAGCCATGGCAGGGTCTGGGTGCCTTGGAGGAGCCATGGCAGGGTCTGGGTGGCCTTGGAGGGGCCATGGCAGGGTCTGGGTGGCCTTGGAGGAACCATGGCAGGGTCTGGGTGGCCTTGGAGGAGCCATGACAGGGTCTGGGTGGCCTGGAGGAGCCCTGGCATGGCGCACTGAGCACGGGAGCTGCCGGCAGTGCTCGGCAGGCCGCAGGGGCCATGCCTGGCCCCGTGGCGGACCCCAGAGtctccctggctcctgtgggcAGTGTGTACCTCGGGGGCAGCTCCCTGTCCGCTGCCCCTGGCCCACGGGAGCCTCCCCACCGCCAGGGAGCAGGTTCTCGCACGGCCACGCtgcggggctgctgctggccgtGTGGGCCTACGCCCTGGCCTTCGCCGCCGCGCCCCTGGCCCGCTGGGGCAGCTACGGCCCCGAGCCCTACGGGACAGCCTGCTGCATCACCTGGGAGCCCTCCAGCACGGAGGCCACGCTCTACATCCTCGCCCTCCTCATCTGCTGCtacctgctgccctgcctgctcatCCTGGCCTCCTACGCGCTGATCCTGTGGACGGTGTGGGCATcgcacagagccctgaggcgGCACAGGCACACGTCCCCCCGGCACGGGAACCGCGGCCTGCGCGGCCTGCACGGGCTGCTCCTCCGGGTATGGGGAAACGGGGCTGCTCCTCGGGGTATGGGAATGGGGCTGCTCCTCCGGGTatggggaaatggggctgcTCCTCGGGGTATGGGAATGGGGCTGCTCCTCGGGGTACAGGAACGGGAATGGGGCTGCTGCTCATGGtacaggaatgggaatggggctgcTCCTCCGGGTATGGGGAAACGGGGCTGCTCCTCCGGGTatggggaaatggggctgctcctcagggtaTGGGAATGGGGCTGCTCCTCATGGTACAGGAACGGGAatggggctgctcctctgggtaTGGGGAAacggggctgctcctcagggaatgggaacgggaaacggggctgctcctcagggtaCGGGAACGGGAGGCTGTGGGGATACGGGGTGCCCTGTCCAGCCCACTGCCCAGGGGCAGGTGAAGAGCAGGGCCCCTCCTGCCCGGCGTCTGCTGTTCCTGATGAATTCTCCAGGTGTCTGTGTCAGTGTGGGTAACAACACATTGCTCCTCATTTAAAGTCATCAGGTGgaggagtttttattttaaattacattggaaaagatcATAAAGGAGCTTGCATGAGTCATTGTTCCCCAGACTACAAGCTAATACTATAATTTACCAAGaatatgtaaaaaaaccccaaataaccttttaaaaacacagcatgaaagaaaacaacttgCAAGCCTGGCTTCAAAGGAAACAGCCACAGCCATTCAGGGGAGGGCAACTGAGCACAGCCCATTTCCAAGCCCCCCAAGCCACACAGGTTGCTGGAGGGATTTGCAGTGCTGCCAAAAGCTGAGCTGGTCCCACCAGGTCACTGTGTCCTTTGTACCCATGTGCCACAGCAGGCAGAGGCTGTTCCCAATTCCCCAGGTGGGGCAGGGCGTGAGTGGCCTGAAGCCCAGGTCTATTCATGGGCTGTGCTGAGTTGCTGCCCTGTTCTCTGACATTCCAGTACAGGTCCAGAAGGCTGAGCACCTTACCCTGGGGATGTGAGGGCTGCTCAGGGTCCTGCTGCATGTGGCTGTGTTTGGGGGGTGTCAGTGTCCCCCGAATGCtgcaggaggctcagggtgtccccatctgcctctgctccttctccagctgagcATCGCTGTGTGCCTGGGGTTCCTGGCTGCCTGGACTCCCTACGCCGTGCTGGCGCTGTGGGCCCTGCTCGGGGACACCAGCCAGGTGCCAGTGCTGGCCTTCGTGCTCTCGGCCGTCTCTGCCAAGTCCTCGACGCTCTACAACCCGCTGGTGTGCCTGCTGCTCAAGCCCAGCTTCCACAGGTTCCTCTCCTGGGACAGGGTTCCTGTCCTGCAGGCCCTGCGCACCCTCCTGTGCTGCGGCTGCCGGGGCACCACGCTCCAGcgcggccgggcccggggctgcaggagctgcagggatgttcCTGAGTGTTTCAGTacctgccccaggtgctgcGCTGCCCCCCGGCTGCCCGGCAGCTCTGCCCCGCGCGGGGCCGTGGCCGTGCTGGCCGGCGGAGCCGCGGGGCAGCCGGGGCTCAGGAGCACGGTGCAGGTGATGGTGCTGCTCACTCGGACGTGGTCgggcctgggcactgccagcgtGGCAGGGGAGGCCCTGCCCTCGGCCATCGCCAAGGAcctgctctgagcccagccctgcccagctctgccctagCAGAGCAGTTGTACACAAACCCAAGGGCTGCATTCTCTCACCCCCGTGCCCAGTGGGTCCCAGACGTTCCACACCTGAAGTGACATGAAGATGTCAGACCAACCCCTCTGGtttggctcctgcagctctgggcctGGTGTTTGCACTTGGAAGAACAAGGACACAAATAGACCCCAGCGCCTGAGAGGTGCCCAGGGGGCAGCCCAGGGTACAGTCTCTCCTGCAGTTTGTTCTCTGGGCCCTTGGCCTTTGTTTTTCCAACCTGGTGCTCTGATGGCCAAGTAGGAACTTGGTTGTCTTAAAAATTGTGCCAGCCtagcagggcaggctggaggcCAGGAGGCCCCGAGGGGAATCTACCTCCAGTGCCAGATCCTACAGCCCCCACAGCcacctcctgtcctgctggacagtGGGACTGTCCACACAGCTACCTCACCTGGGGTAAGGAAGCACCTCCCTACAGGTCCCTGGGATTgctctctgtgccagctgtgctgccctgttCCCTCCACTGGAGTGAAAGCCACCACTGTCCCACAGACAGAAATGGGAGCTTGCCTTTAGAGCAAGGATTTGGGGTTACAGTAATCCTGGAGTGAGTAGTGGCAGTCCCAGGGAATGATCAGCAGGCTGGGAACAGCAAATCTGTGGGTGAGCACCACCCTGGAGAAGGGACAGTGGCTGCAGGGTGTCCCTGGTGCTGGGACAATGGGGCAGCTTGtgccagctgcacagggcagcagctgccagggctgcagcatcctgAGGATTGTAGCTGGCCTTTGGAGATCAGTGAGGGCAGCACACCCATGGGTAGAGCCTGGGACAAAAAGGAACAagaagctgtgccagagcctggtGCAAAGCCATGCACAGGATAACCCCACCTGGAAAGCTGCCTGTGCCCCATCCCCGGCCCTCTGGAACACGAGGGGAGCACACAGTGTCTCCACTGACCATTCACCACGTTCCATTTGTCATTTCTAAAGTAAATTCACTCATGCAAAACCAGTGTCCGGCTCAGTTCAGCTCCGTGCTGGCAGCTGCGCCCCAGgataatgggaatggggatgggcaGAGCACGGCCGGggccagagcagggccaggctgggtgccACAGGGCAGCCACACAGAGAGGGGCACAGCCCACCGGCTGGGCACGGGCAAGTGGCACCAGCAAACCTCTGCCCTCGtgcccagtgccacagccacgCTGTGCCCGGCAGCACCGGGACCCTGCCACACCCCTGCGTGTCCCCCGGGCCATCCTGGGCCATCCTGGGCCATCCGGGGCCATCCTGGGCCATCCGGGGCCATCCGGGGCCATCCTGGGCCATCCTGGGCCATCCGGGGCCATCCGGGGCCATCCTGCCGCTGCCCTCCAAGAGCAGCCTCCAGAAAGGGACCAGGGGCTGATTTCCCCTTGGAGGACACAAACACGAAGGGCTGCTGCCATCTCCTGGGGGCTCTCAGGGCATGGCCACCCCGGGatggacagggacaaggactgACCAgtcaggctgggcactgggctgCGCCAGCCTTGGGGACAGAACACTGGGTCCCTGCTCCGCCTGCCAGCCCCTGACTGATGGCTTTGGCCCTGCTGCCTAAAAATCCAGTGCTCTAGAGATCATCTAAAGAAGACAGGGAGAAAGATAATGACCTGCCAATCCCTCAGGTCCTTTATTACTCCAGAAAAGCTCCAGATCAGTGTTTTCATCCCACAGGTCAGTGTGAGTGTGCCCAGCACTGAGAGCCCCAATGCTGGGGTGTTTATTCTCCATTCTCAGACACTCCTGCTGCCAAGGGCCAGCGTTTGCAGCCACCCAGCAAACCCCAATGATTCCAATGAACTCCATGTGCTGTGGAACCAGCCCAGGgtctggcactgcccagagactcctctgccaggctggatccatcccctggggcacagcacagctggggccaATGTAGCCGTGTCCCCAGCTGGGAATGTGCTGACAGCTGCCATCAATTACCTGAGGATCAGAGACAAACCCCTCTCTCTTGGGCAGCTCCCCCGGTGCTGCTGGTGGGCCGAGCCTGAGAAGAGGTGGTGGCTTTGCCCTCGGAGCTGAGGCCCAGCAGGGTTTGGAAGGGGGCTCCTGACTGCAAGAACCCGTTTCTTTGGGTTTGGTTGCACTGcagtgggagggaagggagttgagggctgcagtgctgctcagtgagagcctggccctggagcaggaacagagccaggctgcctTGGGGCGGGCTTGGTGCCAGGGGGCTGCACTGTGGGCGCTGCATTTCCCACTCTGTGCTGGCTCACTCAGGAGTCCGAGGGCACAGCTACAACTCCAGGGTAGTGGGGACACCATCTGTcctaggaaaggaaaaatggggaataaGGTGACTGTCAAGGAAAGTCAGCAAAATCAGAAATGAGTGTGAAAATCAGACAGTAGAAATTTCTTCTAGTGGTTCTGAGCAATGGAGGTTAATGTGTAGCTTGGGGGAAAGTGAAGTCTTAACTCTGAGTTGTGCAAATGTGGTGATATTTTAGTGCAGTTGATTTTTAAATAGCTCCCCCACCCCCCATTGCTCCAGCTTCATTGCCTCAAATGATTTAATTCCTTCTGCCTGTGGTGGTTAATTGAAGGTAAAAAATACTTCCAGCTGGGGCTCTCAGCTCTTTTCCTGGTGCTGtccaggggcagggctgggagcaggaccagcctccccagcagctctgtgctccagcagggcccccGAAGCTCATCCATCTCCTGCTCCAGTCTGAAGGGTGAAGCCCTGATGAAGATCCCATCAGCTCAAACCAGATCTGCCCTCAGTAATGCCCAGTGATGCTTTGCAATCAGGGCCTTCTGCACCTC of the Molothrus aeneus isolate 106 chromosome 17, BPBGC_Maene_1.0, whole genome shotgun sequence genome contains:
- the LOC136564106 gene encoding opsin-5-like, with translation MGNASNTSVFTSTLSEREDLIFGTLYLVFGIMSLAGNSLLLLVAHQKRSLLKPAELFIVNLAISDLSTTVTLFPLATSSFFAHRWLFDQAVCTLYAFCRVLFGLSSLASLTVLSTVCCLKVCYPAYGSRFSHGHAAGLLLAVWAYALAFAAAPLARWGSYGPEPYGTACCITWEPSSTEATLYILALLICCYLLPCLLILASYALILWTVWASHRALRRHRHTSPRHGNRGLRGLHGLLLRLSIAVCLGFLAAWTPYAVLALWALLGDTSQVPVLAFVLSAVSAKSSTLYNPLVCLLLKPSFHRFLSWDRVPVLQALRTLLCCGCRGTTLQRGRARGCRSCRDVPECFSTCPRCCAAPRLPGSSAPRGAVAVLAGGAAGQPGLRSTVQVMVLLTRTWSGLGTASVAGEALPSAIAKDLL